The genomic segment TAAGTATGAATATACATTCATTTAATCTGTAATGAGTGAAAAGATAAAAGATAAAGGTGAAGATATTAAAGCAGAAAGAAGAAATTAAAAATAAGAAACAAGAAGAAAGAACAAAGACTAAAAAAGTTCATTATTTTCGCGATCTTTCAGAAAGGCTTCTTGATTTTGTAGTTCAAACAATAAAATTTCTGAGAACTTTACCACACGATAAAGAATATGATGTTTTCAGATATCAGTTATCTAAATCATCTTCATCCATCGGAGCCAATTATGAGGAATCTCAGGCTTGTACTAAAAATGAATTCAAACAAAGAATATCAATTTGTCTTCGGGAATCACGAGAAACCAATTACTGGTTTAAAGTTATTGATGCTTTAGCATTAGGAGATGAAAATAAAAGAAAATCTTTACTAAGAGAGTCACATGAAATAAAGTTGATTTTCGGTTCCATCCATACAAAATGTTTTAAAGGAAGACAAGATGAATAAATTCAAAATATTGATCTTTATTCTTTCATCTTTGTTCTTGTTAACTTACTGTACCTCAACTAGCCCCCAAACGGGCTCCCTCTCCGGCACTGTACAGCTCGAAGCCCAATCAGATCATTCTGGAAATAATTCATTCAATGTTTAATTCTTAATGCTAAATTTTTAATGATTAAGACGAATGTTACTTAAATGAGTGAAAAGATAAAAGATAAAGGTGAAAAGGAAATAAGGGTCATATCACATGAAGATTTAAATGTTTGGAAAGATTCAATTAATCTCGTAACAGAAATATACAGATTAACAAAAGATTTCCCGCAAAATGAACTATATGGATTAACTAATCAGATTAGAAGATCAG from the Candidatus Cloacimonadota bacterium genome contains:
- a CDS encoding four helix bundle protein, coding for MKNKKQEERTKTKKVHYFRDLSERLLDFVVQTIKFLRTLPHDKEYDVFRYQLSKSSSSIGANYEESQACTKNEFKQRISICLRESRETNYWFKVIDALALGDENKRKSLLRESHEIKLIFGSIHTKCFKGRQDE